In one Haloarcula sp. DT43 genomic region, the following are encoded:
- a CDS encoding carbohydrate ABC transporter permease produces the protein MASSSSDQTFDVASLVEDYSLYRISQYVLVILFIGFFLAPLETGIMTAFKTNRAVAETIPLVPPLGEGFTLDNMTFALNALSGAFFNSLFMAIPATIGSVLFGSMAAYGLTMVDWRGQLGVLVLFLIGIFLPYQAVLVPLARFWNNIFPLASMVEPLFVLAPFLQDYHANLVPLIITHIAYGIPICTILFRSYYQGLPTSYVEAAKIDGASITKIYRRIILPISKPMFGVVFIYQFTQIYNEFLFAFTLISGSDTPEAVVTLILPAVGASTSGVDFGIRMSAAFLAALPTLIIYVAFAEQFAEGLKTGG, from the coding sequence ATGGCCAGTTCATCATCCGACCAGACGTTCGACGTGGCATCGCTCGTCGAGGACTACAGCCTCTATCGCATCAGCCAGTACGTCCTGGTCATCCTGTTTATCGGCTTCTTCCTCGCGCCGCTCGAGACGGGCATCATGACGGCGTTCAAGACGAACCGCGCCGTCGCGGAGACGATTCCGCTCGTGCCGCCGCTGGGCGAAGGGTTCACCCTCGACAACATGACGTTCGCGCTGAACGCGCTCTCCGGTGCGTTCTTCAACTCCCTGTTCATGGCGATTCCGGCGACCATCGGGAGCGTCCTGTTCGGGAGCATGGCCGCCTACGGCCTCACGATGGTCGACTGGCGCGGTCAGCTGGGCGTGTTGGTGTTGTTCCTCATCGGCATCTTCCTGCCGTACCAGGCCGTGCTGGTCCCGCTGGCGCGGTTCTGGAACAACATCTTCCCGCTCGCATCGATGGTCGAACCGCTGTTCGTCCTGGCTCCGTTCCTGCAGGACTACCACGCGAACCTCGTGCCGCTTATCATCACGCACATCGCGTACGGGATTCCCATCTGTACCATCCTCTTCCGGTCGTACTACCAGGGGCTCCCCACGTCGTACGTCGAGGCGGCGAAGATAGACGGCGCGTCGATAACGAAGATATACCGCCGAATCATCCTGCCCATCTCGAAGCCGATGTTCGGCGTCGTGTTCATCTACCAGTTCACGCAGATATACAACGAGTTCCTCTTCGCGTTCACGCTCATCTCCGGCTCGGACACGCCCGAGGCCGTCGTGACGCTGATTCTCCCCGCCGTGGGGGCGTCGACCTCCGGCGTCGACTTCGGTATCCGGATGTCGGCGGCGTTCCTCGCGGCACTGCCGACGCTTATCATCTACGTCGCGTTCGCTGAACAGTTCGCTGAAGGGCTCAAGACAGGAGGATAA
- a CDS encoding ABC transporter ATP-binding protein has product MGRIQISHMTKRFGDTTAVDDLSLDIPDSEFLVLVGPSGCGKSTTLRCIAGLETPTEGSIYIGGEHMNYRVPQNRDIAMVFQDYALYPHMTVRENIRFGLEEESGYTPEERDARVEEIADLLGIASMLDRNPDELSGGQQQRVALGRAIVRDPEVFLMDEPLSNLDAELRAQMRTELQQLQNRFDVTTVYVTHNQTEAMTMSDRIAVLNKGELQQVGEPLELYHAPENRFVAGFIGEPSMNFLEGRHRNGTFASEYFEYPLDSGIVDSVGDASDVVLGVRPEDIELKRLPEGGSSGLADHEFRMTVSVVEPHGDRNVVHLRHPEDASETEAIHALAPGTTVVDAGTDVVVSVDPDTVHVFETATGEALHNRRLESEVEVQNV; this is encoded by the coding sequence ATGGGACGAATCCAAATCTCACACATGACGAAGCGGTTCGGCGACACGACGGCAGTCGACGATCTCTCGCTCGACATCCCCGACAGCGAGTTCCTGGTGCTCGTCGGCCCGTCGGGCTGTGGAAAGTCGACGACGCTGCGCTGTATCGCCGGGCTGGAAACCCCGACCGAGGGCAGCATCTACATCGGCGGCGAGCACATGAACTACCGGGTGCCACAGAACCGGGACATCGCGATGGTGTTCCAGGACTACGCCCTGTACCCCCACATGACCGTCCGGGAGAACATCCGGTTCGGCCTGGAGGAGGAGTCGGGGTACACGCCCGAGGAACGCGACGCCCGCGTCGAGGAAATCGCGGACCTGCTGGGCATCGCGTCGATGCTCGACCGGAACCCCGACGAACTCTCCGGCGGCCAGCAACAGCGGGTCGCGCTGGGGCGGGCCATCGTCCGGGACCCAGAAGTGTTCCTGATGGACGAGCCGCTGTCGAACCTGGACGCGGAGCTCCGGGCCCAGATGCGGACCGAACTCCAGCAGTTGCAGAACCGGTTCGACGTGACGACGGTGTACGTCACGCACAACCAGACGGAGGCGATGACCATGAGCGACCGCATCGCCGTCCTGAACAAGGGTGAGCTCCAGCAGGTCGGCGAGCCGCTGGAGCTGTACCACGCCCCGGAGAACCGCTTCGTGGCCGGCTTCATCGGCGAGCCGTCGATGAACTTCCTCGAAGGGCGACACCGGAACGGCACGTTCGCCAGCGAGTACTTCGAGTACCCCCTCGACAGCGGTATCGTAGACAGCGTCGGCGACGCCAGCGACGTAGTGCTCGGCGTCAGGCCCGAGGACATCGAGCTGAAGCGGCTCCCCGAGGGCGGGTCCAGCGGGCTCGCGGACCACGAGTTCCGCATGACTGTCTCCGTCGTCGAACCCCACGGCGACCGGAACGTCGTCCACCTGCGACACCCGGAGGACGCCTCCGAGACCGAGGCGATACACGCGCTCGCGCCCGGCACCACCGTCGTCGACGCCGGGACCGACGTTGTCGTGTCGGTCGACCCCGACACCGTCCACGTCTTCGAGACGGCCACCGGCGAGGCGTTGCACAACCGTCGTCTCGAATCCGAGGTGGAGGTGCAGAATGTCTGA
- a CDS encoding carbohydrate ABC transporter permease: MATTDKTETAKPQAEEVGWETKVRYFLNSDLVRSSPYWGIPFFLMGIAVYGGIGFNTAISLTDARGLTPPNYSPGNLDFEMYTQALGSSAFLSAAQNNLVLLIVFTTVCLLLGLFLAILLDQGIRYNNTVQTIYLLPMALSFVITAQVWLWIYNYDFGLMNIITRAVGIGSVDWIGNPSIALGSVIFALIWQFSGYTMVVYLAGLRSLPDDQFEAAHVDGASTLKTYIRIIIPQMKEASVSAAVVLMVFALKAFTFLYALTGRYRPPNGTDILATLMVRQAFKLGKWAYSAAIATYLLILALGVIAPYLYYQYRQGSL; this comes from the coding sequence ATGGCTACTACTGACAAAACAGAAACGGCGAAACCGCAGGCCGAAGAGGTCGGGTGGGAGACGAAGGTCCGGTACTTTCTGAACAGCGACCTCGTCCGGTCGTCGCCGTACTGGGGTATCCCGTTTTTCCTGATGGGTATCGCCGTCTACGGCGGCATCGGTTTCAACACCGCCATTTCGTTGACGGACGCCCGCGGGCTGACGCCACCGAACTACAGCCCCGGGAATCTGGATTTCGAGATGTACACGCAAGCACTGGGGAGCAGCGCGTTCCTGAGTGCGGCCCAGAACAACCTCGTGTTGTTGATAGTCTTCACCACGGTCTGTCTGCTTCTGGGGCTGTTTCTCGCTATCCTGCTCGACCAGGGTATCCGCTACAACAACACGGTCCAGACGATATACCTGCTGCCGATGGCGCTTTCCTTCGTCATCACGGCGCAGGTGTGGCTCTGGATTTACAACTACGACTTCGGGCTGATGAACATCATCACCCGGGCGGTCGGCATCGGGTCCGTCGACTGGATAGGGAACCCGTCTATCGCCCTGGGCTCGGTGATATTCGCCCTCATCTGGCAGTTCAGCGGCTACACGATGGTCGTCTATCTCGCCGGCCTGCGGTCGCTGCCCGACGACCAGTTCGAAGCGGCACACGTCGACGGCGCGAGCACGCTCAAGACGTACATCCGCATCATCATCCCGCAGATGAAGGAGGCGTCGGTCAGCGCGGCCGTCGTCCTGATGGTGTTCGCCCTGAAGGCGTTCACCTTCCTCTACGCGCTGACCGGTCGCTACCGGCCGCCCAACGGGACTGACATCCTGGCGACGCTGATGGTTCGTCAGGCGTTCAAGCTCGGGAAGTGGGCGTACTCGGCGGCCATCGCCACGTACCTCCTCATCCTGGCGCTCGGCGTCATCGCGCCGTACCTCTACTACCAGTACAGACAGGGGAGCCTCTAA